ACCAGGTGAGGCACACATCTCTGTGCTGATTGGCCGGAGCCCTGCCTCACCAGCAGCGTGTCGTTCCTGATGGCAAACAGCTGTTTGCTCCACTGTCCGagccacttcctcctccacagGTACCCACATAGGCGGGACTCAGGAGCAGGCCTGAGGCAGGGCTGGGACGAGctccactggatgtagtgagcTTTGTCTTTCACAAGCCCCGccccttcatcctcctcctcctcgccgtATGACTCGTAGTGACTGCTACCAGACTCCGCCCTCTCTGGAAGAACAAAGAGGTTTATGTTTCATTACAAAGCCCTCGGCCTGctccctgtctgtgtgcatgcacagaTACCAGTGTTGGACATGGTGTCGGCAGCTCTGTAGGGTTCTGCCTCCTCATACGTgtcatcctcttcatcatcatcatcatcatcatcgcctCCCAGACCTCCAGCAGGGTGGGGCGGCCCCGAGGGGTGACGTGTCTGAAACAGTTTGTTGTTTAGGTCACAactttcacagtgtgtgtgtgagtgtgtgtgtgactgtgtgtgtgagtgtgtgtgtgagtgtgtgtgtgtgtgactgtgtgtgtgagtgtgagtgagtgtgtgtgtgagtgtgtgtgtgagtgtctgtgagtgtgtgtgtgagtgagtgtgtgtgactgtgtgtgtgtgtgtgtgtgtgtgtgtgtctgtctgtgcgagtgtttgtgtgtgtgtctgtttgtgtgtgtgtctgtgtgtgtgtgtgtgtgtctatctaTCACGTAGCGCAGATGCTAATCAACCTCCATCAATGACCACTTCCTCCCTCAGCAGAGCTCTCAGCCAATAGGAGGACAGATAGAGAGGAGATGGTCCCATATGTAAACACTGAACTTCCTttcactccctcacacacacacacacacacactcacacacacacacacacacacacaccctgccgtctcctcctcaccctcagGAGGACTCAGCCTGTTATGACTGACCCACATCAtagagcctcctcctcctgttttcagTCCCTGATGAGGCCCTGTCTCTGTCCTACAGAAGGTTTGATTCATGGTGACTTACCTGACTTTTCGTCCAATCAGAGGAGTCCTGTTCTGAGACCAGCTCAGGAAGACAGACACCATCTAGACAGAAAACAGGCTTTAAAAAGTCCGATACCTCAGAAATCCCCTAACACTGTCAGGCTACCTGTGCCGGGCGCGTCTGTGAGGTCAGTGACTGGCGACGAGGACGGACAGGTCATGATCATGTACTCTGCGTCTTCCACTGAAAAGACAGCAGACAGTCAGTGTGTGGTCTTGGAGCAGTCCCACAGTGGTACCATGAGCACCGCAGTACCTGGAGAATCCCGGGTCTGCAGCttgaacagcagctctgagatGGACTTCTTCTGCGCCTGAGCGATGTAACTCAGGTTCTCCGAGTCCAGGACGGACAGAAAGGACTGCAGATCCCAGATCAGCTTGGTGAGCACTGCAGtggacacacagcaggacaggtGGTCAGAGGGACGAGTGCCGGGGACGGCCTGCTTAACCTGCTTAACCCATTAAtaggtgtgtgtctgaggtgcTGAGCCTGATCAGTGGGTCGGTTACTGACTGACTGCACCCGGCCTTCACATACCTTCACCGCTGATAAGCTGCTCTAATGTTTAACTCCTCCGGCTTCACAGAACCTTCCTAACGCCCAGAACCAGCCAGTGAGGCTTGGACCGTCCTCACTGACCTTCTTGGATGTTGCACAGATGcatttgaacattttcagaACCTGCGTTGTTGGACCGAAGACACTGATGATGAACTGTGTTCAGGTCTGTGAGCAGCGGGAGGAGAACAGAGCTCCTTTATTCAGAGTCCACTCAGCGAGCTGTGTGGGAGGCGAAGGGTAAATGTCTCTGATTAACCCTCTCTGCTGACTTTAACAGACCCCGCACTGCTTATCATCTGGCCGCTGCACATACCTCACacacccacaacaacaacacaacatgctgcTCAGAGCGGCCGCTGCCGGCTTATCTGCCCATCAGCATCACTTCCTGGCTGCGTCTTTGATGCTgcgggacacacacacagtctgcggAGACAACCAAGAGGTTTTCCTGGAACTGAcggtcctcacagagacagaggacatcACAGAGCTCGAGCCTCCTCAGACAGCAGCGTGACCCAGCTGCTGTGGCATTCACCATGATCATTACATCTGATACCTACTAAAACAACAGTTACAACATCTGAATGGAAACAGGCTGAAGTTCCATCAGCTCCACAGTGAAGCAGTGAACCAATGACCCAGGATAGGTGGTGGTGTCAATGAGTGAAAGGACATCTGTCTCCAGGCCTCCCAGGAaaaagcagcagacaggaaTCATGTTAACGCGGTCAAACTGGAGCAACAACAGAGTTCTGCTGAATCTAAACAGTCCATTAGCTCCGTCTCATGAGACCAAGAGGACAGCCGGGTGTTTCCGATGGTTAACATACCATCAGTACCACAAACACTTCACCACCCACTTGGACATGAAGGGGGCGCTGCAGGTCCTCCGTATTCAAAACCAAGTACAGAGGGAGACATTTCAAACAGTTCACCTGTTTACATTCAATTTAAGTTAACAAGGGCATGACCCCATGACCCCATGACCCCTGTAGAGACAATAACTAGAGACGCACCGTCCtccacaggcagagacaggaactacacacacacaccaccctctACAGGCAAAGACatgaactacacacacacaccgccctctacaggcagagacaggaactacacacacacaccgccctctacaggcagagacaggaactacacacacacaccgccctctacaggcagagacaggaactacacacacacacaccgtcctctacaggcagagacaggaactacacacacacacacacactgtcctctacaggcagagacaggaactacacacacacaccgtcctctacaggcagagacatgaactacacacacaccgccctctacaggcagagacatgaactacacacacaccgtcctctacaggcagagacaggaactacacacacacaccgccctctacaggcagagacatgaactacacacacacaccgccctctacaggcagagacatgaactacacacacacaccgtcctctacaggcagagacaggaactacacacacacaccgtcctctacaggcagagacatgaactacacacacacaccgccctctgcaggcagagacatgaactacacacacaccgccctctacaggcagagacaggaaccaTACACAGTTAGAGGTTGGTTGTTCCTGTAGGAGAACTTCTGTCCTTATGTCATTTTTCCATCATCAGGTTAATGCTTTGTCATAATTTTGTCAAACATTTGTGTGAAGTGAGTGTGTGCCTGTTTgatagagtgtgtgttgtgaaggGTTAGGGTGTAATAAGATGTCACACAGTACCTTTCTGTTTGTCCATGTCTGTCCTCTTAGTAGCTGCTGGGCTTCTGTCTCATATCTCTGCTGAAGAAGTCCTGCTCactgaactctgtgtgtgtgaagctgcctGAGTCTGAGTCCCGCCTCTGTGTGACCTCAACACatgggggaggagagggaggccgGACTATTCTGAAGAACAGTCCAAAACATCCGGAGACAAAGAGCACCATTAAAATGTCCAGAAAACACCTCGAGTTTACTTTATCTGTgcgctgtgtgtttgcaggattTCACAAAGAGAACGTGTGTTATTAATACTTTGTAGGGTCAGAATTTAGATTTCAGTTTGAGTTGCTAATGAACATTTGTCCAGCGTTTTCAGAGGACGACTTTCAGACATAACAAGCCTGTAGTCACAGAGGAGACGTTTACATTCACAGCGATAGCCTGATATGAAGCTGATATTCAAACGCCGCCCTGTACACAATGTAAGACATGTGGAGCTTCTGCAATGACGCACTGATGTGACACGCTGCACACAGACTGATGATCAATAACCATCTGATCATTTTACATGCCTGTACATGTGGTCGGACAGAGATCAGGACCTGAAGACCACCTCTGTGGGCAGTCATCATGGCACAGAGGAATCATTGGTTAGCATAGAAACAGGAATATTCCTGACGCTGCGTTATCAGAATATCTACCAGAATAATCATCCATCAGAAAGTGTGACGTGGCAGGGTCTTAGTCGGAATACGACCTCATTCTGGTTGAAATGGGATTATTGCTCTGTGGCGCTGTATAAACCCTGTGCTGCGCCCGTCCTCTTCAGCCACTGGGTGGCAGTAGAGGCCGACGAGCCTTGCGGTGGTACAGTTAGCAGCAGTAAAAGAAGGCGGAAGAAGGAAACACGGAAGAAGGAAAGGCGTCCTGACGGATCGGCAGGCTAACCAGACAACAAGAACAACTATCCGGCTAACTAGCAGTTTAACCCGTGTGCACTAGGACAGACTCCCGGAGCGAAGGTAAAGCCCAGAGGTTCGTGCTCGCGTCCGTATCTCCCGGTTATCTTGGGGCTGGGGGGGGTCTTTATAAACctgctgctagctgctagctgttagcaAGGCGTAGACAGAGCTGTAGCTGTTAGCGGAGCAAAGCTAGCAGACAGATTCAGAGGTTTGGTCAGAGCTGGAAGTCAGCTGACTGGTTTAACAGGTCTTCCAAAGATGACAGCGTTCACCCCGCATGACTGTCAACACGCAGCGCTGCAGCTCCAGGGACAGCTCAGCTAGCTGCTCGCCTAGCTGGGTGCTCACCTAGCTGGGTGCTCACCTAGCTGGGTGCTCACCTAGCTGCCCCCTTTTGTTTGGTAGTGCAGTAAGAAGCCTTAGTAGACGGCAGAGGCTGGGCCGGGTTCTGACTGTGTCCTGATCCTTTCCAGAACCAAGATGACCGCCGCCCCGTACAACTACTCTTACATCTTCAAATACATCATCATCGGTGAGTGATGGGCTCATCAATGGGGTGGTCACCGGAAGTGTGAAATGTTTATGTACCGTTATGTCATTTCATCATTGACCTCTTCAGGCTGTGACGTCAGTGAGCCTCACTGtaacgtgtgtgtctgtgtgtcccagGTGATATGGGAGTGGGGAAGTCGtgtctgctgcatcagttcacagagaaaaagtgtaagtgtcttcttctctgtgattTGTGACTTCCgtccggccacttcctgttgatgttataaatgtgtgtgtgtgtgtgaatgtgcacagTCATGGCGGACTGTCCTCACACCATCGGGGTGGAGTTTGGGACGAGGATCATGGAGGTCCACAGTCAGAAGGTGAAGCTGCAGATCTGGGACACAGCCGGGCAGGAGCGCTTCAGGGCCGTCACCAGGTCTTACTACAGAGGGGCCGCCGGCGCCCTCATGGTCTATGACATCACCAGGTACTGtgactgttagcatgctaagatgGTGACCCGtgagtgttagcatgctaagatgGTGACCCGtgagtgttagcatgctaagatgGTGACCTCACGGGTCACCATGCTAAGATGGTGACCCGtgagtgttagcatgctaagatgGTGACCCGtgagtgttagcatgctaagatgGTGACCCGtgagtgttagcatgctaagatgTAACCTGtgagtgttagcatgctaagatgTAACCCGtgagtgttagcatgctaagatgTAACCTGtgagtgttagcatgctaagatgTAACCCGtgagtgttagcatgttaaGATGTAACCCGtgagtgttagcatgttaaGATGTAACCCGtgagtgttagcatgttaaGATGTAACCCGtgagtgttagcatgttaaGATGGTGACCCGtgagtgttagcatgttaaGATGTAACCTGTGAGTGTTAGCTTGCTAAGATGGTGACCCGtgagtgttagcatgctaagatgGTGACCCGtgagtgttagcatgctaagatgGTGACCCGtgagtgttagcatgctaagatgGTGACCCGtgagtgttagcatgctaagatgTAACCTGtgagtgttagcatgctaagatgGTGACCCGtgagtgttagcatgctaagctgTAACCTGtgagtgttagcatgctaagatgTAACCTGTGCGCCGCCTCACTGAGCTCACCTGTCTTTGTTTTAGGAGGAGTACCTACAATCATCTGAGCAGCTGGTTGACAGATGCCAGGAACCTGACCAACCCCAACACAGTgaggacacacgcacacacagacacacagacacacacaggatcagGATCTCAGGACACTGCTGCTTCATGAAGTCGTCGATCAGATGATTGATGGTGTGTGTTGTAGGTGATCATTCTGATCGGGAACAAGGGGGACCTGGAGGCTCAGAGGGATGTGACATACGAGGAAGCCAAACAGTTTGCTGAGGAGAACGGTGAGAATTCCTCTGACAAATCCGACGCACTTGAACACAGATGGCTGATCAGGATCTgtgcttcttctcctccatcagGTTTGCTGTTTCTAGAGGCCAGTGCTAAGACGTGAGTACACACAGTGATGGTGTCGCACAGAGCAGTGAACCTGATCTCTGTCAGCCTACAGTGAAGCTCGACATGCTTATAATAGCTTTAATTTCCATACATATGCATCGGGAACACTGTCTGTTCCACTTAAATATAATTACTGTATAACTGCTGGTTTTACCAGCCGGTAATGAGTCACCCAGCGTCTGAGCTCTGCAGTAGGTTGTATGATGTCAGCACATGCCAGCTCGGGTCTAGTGATCCTGCTGTTCATAAATGCTCCTTTtcaaaccctaaccctaaccctaacccgtCCACTCTGCTCCAGAGGGGAGAATGTGGAGGAGGCCTTCCTTGAGGCAGCAAAGAGGATCTACCAGAACATTCAGGATGGCAGTCTGGATCTAAATGCGGCCGAGTCGGGAGTCCAGCACAAACCGTCGGCACCACAGGGAGGACGCCTCAATGCAGACAGCCAGCCTGTTAAAGAGGGCTGCAGCTGCTAACCACAGAGCAGCTGGACAGACACATGAACGCCCTTCACCAGGCTCCAACTATATCTGCAACACACTCAGTCCCTCAGCTCCATGTCACTGCTTACAACTGGACCATCAGAATCCAGAAACTATAGACTATCCAGACACTTGGACCACCACTGGATCGGTTCAACATTCGGACCGACGACACCTACTTCATGGATTGGGTCGTGTTCTGCTCAGAATGAATCTCTCCTTAGTCCTCACTCAGGCTCCGGCTAAACCCTGGATCATTTGTAATCCATCACCAGAAAACCCATTTCCAAACCCGACCTGGACTTTAGTTCTGTCAGCCCAGAAAGTCCCACTACAATCAGCACCTAGGTCTAAAGAGGATCTTCTCAAATCTGGACACATAGCCCAAAGTCTGGACCGGCCTCAGCAGACCAGCATCGCCCTCCGACCACACCCAGACATTTGTCCCATGAGAAATGGTGCAATCTAAACCAAGCCATGACTTAGAACCTTGGTTTGTTTCAGGTGTTAACGGGTCAACCTGCTCCAAAGGGTTCAGGCTGAGGAAACGCA
The genomic region above belongs to Parambassis ranga chromosome 9, fParRan2.1, whole genome shotgun sequence and contains:
- the LOC114441444 gene encoding ras-related protein Rab-14-like, yielding MTAAPYNYSYIFKYIIIGDMGVGKSCLLHQFTEKKFMADCPHTIGVEFGTRIMEVHSQKVKLQIWDTAGQERFRAVTRSYYRGAAGALMVYDITRRSTYNHLSSWLTDARNLTNPNTVIILIGNKGDLEAQRDVTYEEAKQFAEENGLLFLEASAKTGENVEEAFLEAAKRIYQNIQDGSLDLNAAESGVQHKPSAPQGGRLNADSQPVKEGCSC